Proteins co-encoded in one Arachis hypogaea cultivar Tifrunner chromosome 13, arahy.Tifrunner.gnm2.J5K5, whole genome shotgun sequence genomic window:
- the LOC112735392 gene encoding protein SCO1 homolog 2, mitochondrial — MPVSRLVLFPSRRHALTALLPRFVPSVSYTKSTPHLKAKSNGRSVYPSGPPSQPSRSFATYALSAALLGFAGFAAFFHYNDERRAVPKEISWDSAADCRKFRCLSFAEYKANCDFMIACLHLCVCGQTCSAAVCCINCSFDSRSRNIVNGPIIGGPFSLINTDKQTVTERNFLGNWVLLYFGYTSSPDIGPEQVLIMAKAIDILESKEHLKILPVFVTIDPQRDTPSQLHAYLKEFDSRIIGLTGPVTAIRQMAQEYRVYFKKVEDDGGDYLVDCSHSMYLLNPNMEVVRCFGVEYNAKELSEAISKELKRKPLTV; from the exons ATGCCCGTTTCAAGGTTGGTGCTGTTTCCCTCGAGGCGCCACGCTCTCACAGCTCTTCTTCCCAG GTTTGTTCCATCTGTGAGCTATACCAAGTCGACGCCACACTTGAAAGCGAAGTCCAATGGTCGTTCTGTATACCCTAGTGGACCGCCCTCCCAGCCTTCTCGCTCCTTCGCTACTTATGCTCTT TCAGCTGCTCTTCTAGGATTTGCTGGCTTTGCTGCTTTCTTTCATTACAACGATGAGAGGAGAGCTGTTCCCAAAG AAATATCTTGGGATAGTGCCGCTGATTGTCGCAAATTTCGCTGTTTGAGTTTTGCTGAATACAAG GCCAATTGTGATTTTATGATTGCTTGCCTACACCTATGTGTATGTGGACAAACATGTTCAG CTGCTGTTTGTTGTATTAATTGCTCATTTGATAGCCGCAGCAGAAATATTGTCAATGGACCCATAATTGGAGGTCCCTTTTCGCTTATTAATACagacaaacaaacagttacagaacGTAATTTTCTTGGGAATTGGGTTCTTCTCTACTTCGGTTATACCTCATCCCCTGATATTGGGCCAGAGCAAGTTTTGATCATGGCCAAGGCAATTGATATTTTAG AATCTAAAGAACATCTCAAGATTTTACCGGTATTTGTTACCATTGATCCTCAACGTGATACTCCCTCGCAGCTTCATGCATACCTTAAAG AGTTTGACTCTAGAATCATTGGATTAACTGGGCCTGTCACAGCTATTAGGCAGATGGCACAAGAATATcgtgtttattttaaaaaagttgaAGATGATGGTGGCGATTATCTTGTTGACTGTTCCCATAGCAT GTATTTGTTAAACCCCAACATGGAGGTTGTGAGATGCTTCGGAGTAGAGTATAATGCAAAGGAGTTGTCAGAAGCTATATCGAAAGAACTAAAGAGAAAACCCTTGACTGTATAA